ATTCTACTTTGtttgaattttattttggataattaataaaaatttacTTTCAACTGTTTTAGGATTCTGTTTGGTTTTCAGATTTGATTTTGTTTCATGTCCAAATTTCGTTGAATCAAAATAAGTTTCCGATAGATCAAATCTGAAGTTGGACGAATTTTAGATTCTCAAAATCTGAATCTGTAGGAAGATATTATGACAGAATATTTAACGTATAATAAATGTGATATTAAATGCTTCCCTTATGATATGCATCAACCGTTATTTTATTTTACATATAATAACCGTGGTATTAAATAACATATTTTATAGGTGATTTTAAGTCACAAATTTTAATCATCATACTTAATAACATTCtctattttttatttataaagagacacaccaaataaataacggttTAAATAACAGATGAAAATCGTGATAAACCATGTTTTATAACAGACTGCATTCATCATTTATAGCCCCTTATGGACTAGTGTAAATTTGATCCAAAGCCCTGATGTGCACAGTTCTTATCTCTTTTAAGGGAACATCAGATAAGATGCACCTTTCAACACAATTAGATTGTGTTGAGGTAAGGATTAGATTGCTCACCACTAGATTCCTGCATGGAATTAATAATATCCTTCGATACTAGATTTTACTTTATCCTTAGAATCAATCAAACTTTTAGAAGAAGAATAGTTAACTTTGTGCACCTCATGAttggacttttgaacaagtttaagcataTTTTCCAAACGACTAGCCCtctgttgcagtttgttgacatacttTAGTTTATGTTTGTACTAGAAGCATTGTGTGAGTCTATGACCTTCACTGGTACAATAGGGGCATGTCGCTTTGGAGATAGATTCGGGAACAACTTTAGCATCTAAACACAGGGTACCTGAAACATTAACATAATTTCTTTAGTATACGAAAAATCTATTACATCCTctaatgattttgatgaagagtcATCAATTAGATTATCAAAATTGACAAGAGTATTGCTACATCCATCAAAATTGACAATTTCTCCCAAGAGTGCTACACTTGAACCATATTTCTCTTCAGAATAATAATATTTATAtgtttcatcaagtgttgcagcaagACTCTTGTTGCCAGTGTATTTCTTACGATTTGGAAACTCGTTATCAAAGTGACCGAAccttttacacttgaagcattgtggcatatcctcaccGTTAGTATCACTAGAATCTTTGTTTTTAACAGATATATGATTGTGTGTCTTAGCTGACATTGGTGGTTTTTCTCTGGAGAATcgtttatttctcttcctaagaagttctttaaactgtcttgtgatcaatgatactgagttatcaagatcttcatttgaAAAATCAGAATCAACAAGAGCATCTCCAGAGTTGTCACCACTTTCGCTTTTAGGAGTTTTAGTGATTTTCAGTGccttgaacgcaacatcctttccggctttggattgcagttcataATCAAAGATCCTCAACTTTACAACAAGAGCATTcttggaaagagtttcaaggttattcccttccatgatggcatgtttcttagactcgtatcttgctggtaaagatcgtagaattttcatcataatgtccttttggGGAATGGTCTTCCCTAACGcataagatgcattaacaattccagaatttttgattaaattcatcaaatgaatcttcatcagacatACGAAGATTTTTCcactcagaatttaggttttgaagcctagattctatcgctgaggtatctccttcaaatacgatttctaagatatcccaagcatctttatactTAGTACACgatgtcacatggtgctgaagatctgggattaTGGCATGGATAATAGCGTTTAGCACgccagaattatgctttgcagcactTATCTCGGTTCACGATAAGCTATTAATGGTTTGGCAACAGTGTTTTCGTCTCTAATAATTGTTGGCGCCTCATATTCGATAACTACAAGTTTTcatgtctcaaagtcacgggCATGTAAAACGGAACGCGTAGTTTTGAGAATTCTCCTCAAAAAGGAGCATATACAATTTTCACCATAAGAAATTTGAGCCATCAAatgctggcggtacgtttatctAGATTTTCCacatgtccatatagtcagattgcttcaaacacgaacttattaggtcttagtgtgtttgcctactctgataccaattgaaaacgcgaaggtaccaaaatataccatcacttttttcttaggcaatttgtatggacaaattcaATCCGACtctgagagttaaactcaatcaaggaatagtatctagagttatatatctctttcttgcgattagaacgtttacataaacaaatctgtgaacctaatcacaaagagataacttagatggtaccaaagaccaatgtccaagaatcaatcaagtcgtatctaaCAAACttggtcggatgtatctactatgattgatcagcgcataacctgtgatatttcaattataaagataaacaacataatgtggaaaaagaaataacacagacaccagaagttttgttaacgaggaaaccgcaaatgcagacaaccccgagacctagtccagatgaaAAGTCaaagtgtattaagccgctacatacactagcctactaccaattaaattcggactggaatgtagttgagccctaaaaggtatcccaacGGTTAAGGTACAACCGCGCTCCTTCCGCCTCTtgtatcccagcaggactccgcgcaattgattcccttagctgacgtcacaccaactaaaagttgcttcaactcaatttaacactttaaaccaaatatgcctcTCACATATTAAGCCTATATATGGTTTCTttttacaatcaaatagtttgatcaaaggtgtggaaatcgatagcaatagacaaagtctagctaccctcaaaatccggacttttgcaacccgaagtgcagcctagattattattcacctcacaagtataaaacttgtggaattaaCAAAGTTTGAGATGGAGagaaatttgatgatttctatcaatcttgatcaagtgagtagctcaacaatcgatcaagatcaggatacacgagttatcaaggaaagataactggacctggctccacgaatccctatgaagtctttgtagtcgctaaatcctaaaagggttaggaagatgacgactctagatacaattaGGACACGCCAAAAAGTCgtatcaggattcaaagatcccagttgcttgaagttccccttttatagacattgaaagcataggttgctttaggttaagctaagatagcattggaaccaagcaaacaatttaCACTccggttaggtgaaaccgtaaccgaactgtgtacaaagactatgttcaacatggttagccgaaactagtcggtttgaacttaaaagcttaatattcgtgttcatgaacacataagacataaactctgagtcacaaacatgtgatccaATAAGTCTAGtatttttagagaattaatcaaatgttaattatctcgtaCAAATAATTTAAAcgcacttgaaaatataatcgacatggtcagtaggtgtacaaagtacaaataccattgtTGTTTGTGAGGCTGTTTAGTCACATTACGCGTACtggtttgtaaacatttaaccaaactGAGCTCCGAAGTTAATAGAACTGtttaagtttgcgtaccggtttggaaacctttaGACTgtcaccggttccggagttcacataaacGAACCGGTTTGTGCACTGGTTTGGAAACACAGTCGAGTTCGGGAACACAAaactgttttgttttattttgcatACTGGTTTGGAAACTAATCCTGATTCCGTAACCACAGTtcaaaaatggtttgcatacaagtatgcataccgatccggttcacgagtcaaacagattttcatatgacatacataagaatatgcgtaccacaaatctgtaagtcgatatgtaTAGCTACTCAACTACGTGtatgagtacatgtaatacgggttcaaaCTTATAAcaattttcctaatttataaCATTGTTTTGTATCCGAATCTATAATAGTTCTAGATTTTTCActaaatcgatttgaaacattcctgttggaaaaaataaaatacatacgGGTGAAAAAACATGTTCCACTTCCTGCAAGCAATAATAATAACCAGTGTAATTAGATTCTTACATATCCTTTTGTACCTCATAGGCTCATAATGATTACAAAACACTTCAGCAGGAAGCTAAGATACACTGTCCTAACTCTGTGTGTTTCTTCTCCTGTCCCCATAATTATTAAAAccctaataaaagaaaatattctctcacCAACTATTCAAATCAACCCCCCCGAAAAATTCTATTTCCGCCTCTCACAGTCTCGCTCTCCTTTTCTTGCTAAAGTACTAAAACCCTAGTAATGGCCTACCTTTAACACCTCAATTTCACAGATTCCTAGATCCATTTTTTTCtatttgcaaaccctaaagaTCATCAGTTGCTTCCCATCAAAGGGTTGAATCTGTTTCAGGTATGTAGTTTAGACTCTGGGTTTTGCTTAATTTTATGTTTTTCTGTGTTCTGGTATTTTTATGATTTTGAGGAGAATCTGCATATGGGTTTAAGTTAAGTTCTGTAGGAGGAATTCTAATTGTGATGAGTGAtgtttaattagggttttggctttattTGACAAAGATGCTAGGGTTTCATTTTGAGTTTGGTAACTGGTAACTAGAGATGAAGTAATTAGGGTTTTCATGGTAGTGATCATATAGTGATGGTTCTGAACCAAAACTCTTGGGACTGTCTTATTGTATAAATTTTGTGAATTCTCAGTTAGGAATATTGGCAATGCTGAAAGGTTGTTGGATTGTTCTGAACTAATTTGTGACACCATATATATAACTGCAAGATACTATAAGTTTGTTATGATGAGATAATTAGTTTATGCACTGGTAATCATCTGAAATGTCAATATGAGTTTTTTGACAAAATCTGAAATGTTAATAATATGTTTGTTACACGATTTGGTATACAGCTACTCTTGCTGAATATAATACGCCTTGTTGAATCGATTTGATAGATAAATAGATGAGAGCTCTTTGGAGTGTTTTTAGAAGTATATCGAAACATACTACACCTTGGCGGGATACTCCTTGTATTAAACAACTAAAGACCTCAATTATGTAACTTCCGTCAGTTAATACAATTTCTTTCTTTTGGAATGAGTAAGTGTTGGTGTTGACTGAAATTCATATATATTGACTTGgctagaaagaaagaaaaaaaggaaggaaGTAAAGGACGCTATGAACCTCTCGTCTCTCAGGGTCGACTCTAGCCCTCTTACGGTTCCTAAAGGGAGATCGTATGGCAGAAACTTCAGTGATGAAaggcctcttcttcatcttccctaTGAATCTAGAATCTCACCAAAAGCTTTAAGCGTCTCTTCTCCTAAGGTTGTGACTGCAGACGAGGTTAGTCGACTCGGTTCGTTGAGCCAAGTTTCAGGTGTGTTGGGTTGTCAATGGGgtgatgaagggaaggggaagtTGGTTGATATCTTGGCCAAGCATTTTGACATTGTTGCTCGTTGTCAGGTATACAGGAACTACCCCCTCAGCTTCTGTTGTCTTTAACTTAGATTGGTTCTATCTATTATTTGATGTGTTTGTTTAGTTTATTGCGGTAGTtttatttattgtcttatttgtAGGGTGGAGCAAATGCGGGTCACACCATCTACAATGCCGAAGGGAAGAAGTTCGCTCTTCACCTTGTTCCATCAGGAATCCTTAACGAAGAAACCCTTTGCCTTATCGGTAACGGAGTTGTGGTGCATCTTCCTGGACTTTTTAAAGAAATCGATGGTCTTGAGTCTAATGGGGTCTCTTGTAAAGGAAGGATATTGGTGTCTGATCGTGCTCATTTGTTGTTTGATTTCCATCAAACTGTAGATGGGCTCAGAGAAGCTGAACTTGCTAAGTCGTTTATAGGGACAACAAAGAGAGGAATTGGACCTTGTTACTCTAGCAAGGCTATTCGAAATGGCATAAGAGTATGCGACCTCAGGCACATGGATACTTTCCGTGACAAGCTGGATGTATTATTGTCTGACGCAGCTTCCCGTTTCAAAGGATTTAACTATAGCAAGGACATGCTAAATGAAGAAGTTGAACAGTACAAGAGGTTTGCCGACAGATTGGGACCCTTCATTGCTGATACTGTTCATGTTGTGAATGATTCCATAGcacagaaaaagaaaatattGGTTGAAGGCGGTCAGGCAACCATGTTGGATATTGATTTTGGAACATACCCATTTGTCACTTCATCTAGCCCGTCAGCTGGTGGTATATGCACCGGACTTGGTATTGCTCCAAGAGTCTTGGGTGATCTAGTTGGAGTTGTAAGTGACTATTCCCTTTTAATTCACTTTGGATTATCAAACTTCGTACTGCACATCGTAGCTCCTTCATACTGGCATTACCTTTCTTTTGTGCTTTTTTTGAACTTGCAAACTTCTTGTGCAGGTGAAGGCTTACACTACAAGGGTTGGATCTGGTCCTTTCCCAACGGAGTTATTATGTGAAGCTGGAGAAGACCTTAGGAAAGCTGGGCATGAATTCGGTACTACTACTGGTCGGCCTCGAAGATGTGGTTGGCTCGATATTGTAGCACTAAAATTTTGTTGTCAAATTAATGGGTTCTCTTCTCTCAATCTTACTAAGCTCGATGTCCTGTCAAGTCTCCAAGAAATTAAGCTAGGAATATCCTACAAAATCGACGGGATACCAATCAAATCTTTCCCTGCAGACCTTTCTGTGCTGGAGCAAGTACAGGTGAATATGTGCAAACTCATTAGAAATGATACATGAACATAATCAGATGCATTTAGGTGTATTCTCTAATACTATTCTAACATTGGTTCACATATGGTTTTAGGTTGAATATGAGGTGTTACCTGGGTGGCAGactgatatttctaaaattagaaATTATGAGGAACTTCCGCTGGCTGCACGAAGATATGTGGAAAGAATAGAGGAGCTAGCAGGTGTTCCTATTCACTACATTGGTGTAGGACCTCAAAGAGATGCCCTAATTTACAAGTAAGATTAAAATGTCAGAGTGAATTAAGTGACTTAATGTGATATCTTTCTCCCATTTCCCCACAAAAAGTGGTATGCCCTTTTGTTTCGTAAGGAATTGTCGTGATCATTTAAGTTCAACCATTTTGTGTTATGGATATATAATTGCAGTCCAGGTTCTATTTATGGAAGCTCACGGTTCTATATAATTGAGAACACAATTTAACTCCCCAAGTACTAGAAATAGTTTTTTTGTGTTCAAATCAAATACTGTATgcatttgctagctttctcaaCAGGTACATAAGTAGGCGtaggctcgacaaatgggtcacCTAAGCTAGACATTTGATTCCTAATAATCAGATGGGTGATTGTGAAATTCTTTTATGATATTTGCTTCTAAATAATCACTTTATATAATTGAGTAAATGCCATAGACCGTGACCCTTTTTTCAGAAAAAAGGATGGCCGGTTAGGGCAGAGAAATCATTTTAGTCtggttttaagttgcaataataAGATGCAATTCATACCGGACCCAAAGATATATTATTTGCTTGCTTTTTTTGTTGTCCGACATAGGATCCTTTGAAAGATGAGGACAACTGAATTTGGAGTGTTATTGGATTGGTGAAGCTCGATGTGGTTTCAGATTTTCTTACAAATTTTGAAGGATCGGATTTCCCTTAGCTCACAGGCGCCACACAAATTTTGTTATAGCTTATAAGAGTTGCACAAACATCTAAGCTATGAAGTTGTGGATGGAAATTGTCAAGTACTATTCAAAATATTATAAAGTGTACCATAATACTTAACCGACCAATAAAAAGACAGAGATATCTCAGAGATGGAACATACCCTATCATACTTCCTTACAAATACCCTACTTCATTTCTCAATCCAACATAAATGGCTACTTCAATCACGGCTTTTTCTTCTCCCTCCCTTGCAGGTGAGGCAGTAAATCACTCATCACCCATTTCTAAGATTTTCGGCCAAGGATCACAATGCTTTTCCAGAAAAAGATGGTGGCAAAGCCTAAATCATCCAAGACTGCTGTTTCATCTAATAGTCAGGATCCTGACCGAGTTAAATGCTTAGGACCCTTTTCCGGAGAGTCTCCATCATATCTCAACGGTGAATTTCCAGGCGGTTATGGTTGGGATACCGCTGGATTATCTGCCGATCCTGAAACTCTCTAAGAACCGTGAAGTCATTGTAGATGGGCAATGCTCAGAGCTCTAGGATGCATCTTCCCTGAATTACTTTCCCGTAATTCGGTGAAGCCAGAGCACAAATTTTCAGCGGGTGTGGATTGGACTACTTAGGGAACTCGAGTTTGGTACATGCTCAGAGCATCTTAGCTGTTTGGGATACGCAAGTTATCCTGATGGGTGCAGTTGAGGGTTACCGTGTTACCGGAGGACCACTTGGTGAAGTTGTTGACCCACTTTACCCTGGTGGCAGCTTTGTTCCTTGTTTATGGTTGTATGACTGTCAACCACCAATCAGGTTCAATCTGTAGGAGTGCCTTGTCTGGAAGTATAAGAGTAAATCTCACTCCAGTTCCTCCACCGTCTCTCCCCCACGTTATTTTGCATATACCAATTCATCTCAAGTGGCCAGAAATGTACAAGTCCTTATAGGTAGTGTTGGCTGCAGGTGCAAAGCAAGCCGTCTGATTCCAGGATTTGTGCAAAGGCTTGATGGCACAGATTTTTCTAGGGGTTTACAAATGGTGGCAGTTCCAATAAACTCTCATCTTAAAGAGTGCCCCATTGGCCCTAGTCTCGTAGACATTCTAGGAACAAGGTCTTTCTCCTCCAGCAGTATCAGTCACAATTGAAATCATGGACATAGGATCCCTCCCCTCAGGATAAAAACGCTTCATTTTCTCCCTCTGTAGATAAGCCATAATAGAAACAAAATCAGATACACGATAAAACACCAACGTtcataaaacaaaatcagatacACTATCCtgaaagctatatacaaaatgcTCTAAACTGTAGATTTAATCTGATTTTTTAACGAGCTACATAAATCGTTTTATACGATAAAACAAGTGCATAAAACACCAACGTTCTTGCCAGACACTGCTCACGCAACTTAGACCCCCAAGGAGGTATCGCCGCGAAAATGACCACTGCACGCC
The nucleotide sequence above comes from Papaver somniferum cultivar HN1 chromosome 8, ASM357369v1, whole genome shotgun sequence. Encoded proteins:
- the LOC113306816 gene encoding adenylosuccinate synthetase 2, chloroplastic-like — its product is MNLSSLRVDSSPLTVPKGRSYGRNFSDERPLLHLPYESRISPKALSVSSPKVVTADEVSRLGSLSQVSGVLGCQWGDEGKGKLVDILAKHFDIVARCQGGANAGHTIYNAEGKKFALHLVPSGILNEETLCLIGNGVVVHLPGLFKEIDGLESNGVSCKGRILVSDRAHLLFDFHQTVDGLREAELAKSFIGTTKRGIGPCYSSKAIRNGIRVCDLRHMDTFRDKLDVLLSDAASRFKGFNYSKDMLNEEVEQYKRFADRLGPFIADTVHVVNDSIAQKKKILVEGGQATMLDIDFGTYPFVTSSSPSAGGICTGLGIAPRVLGDLVGVVKAYTTRVGSGPFPTELLCEAGEDLRKAGHEFGTTTGRPRRCGWLDIVALKFCCQINGFSSLNLTKLDVLSSLQEIKLGISYKIDGIPIKSFPADLSVLEQVQVEYEVLPGWQTDISKIRNYEELPLAARRYVERIEELAGVPIHYIGVGPQRDALIYK